The following is a genomic window from bacterium.
AGGCGCTCGCGGAAGAAGGGGCGGGTCACCCGGATGGCGGTCTCGAACCGATCCGCCGCGACGAGTTCGCGGGTGCCGGTCGTGCCGCCGGGATGGTCGAAGAGGTGACGGTTCACGACCTCGACGGCGACGGTCAGCTGGTCCGGGCCGTACCACTCGATGCCGACCATCGTGTCGAGGCGGTCGCGCTCTTCGTTCAGGAAGTTGAAGAAGGGCGGACCGGGGAGGACGGCGAAGCGGTAGGTCCGGATGCCCATCAGGTAGGCCATCTCCGCCTTGAACAGAAAGGCGCCCCGCGTGATGTTCCCCGCAGCGCCGACCATGCCGTAGCGGTTCGCCTCGGCCTTGATCCCGGTGCCCTGCAGGTCGACGACCCGGCTGGACTCGTCGATGTAGGCGCCGTAGACGGAGAAGTCCCAGCCGCTGAACCGCCCGTCGAACTTTGCCGCGAAGTTCGGGGTTCCCGTCCAGTCGTCGCGGTCGTCGATCGGCGCGCCACCGCCGAGGCCGCCGCCCGGGCCCGCGGTGAAGATGTCGGGGATGAAGTCGCTGCCCGGCGGCGCGTTCCGGTCGTAGCGGTGCTCGGGAATGACCAGGAACTGTCCCGACCATGGGCCGCTCTGGTAGTCGAGCTTGACCATCGCGCGTGGGCGACGCAGGTCTTCGATGTCGACGAGCCCCGGCTCCTTGTTGTCGAGCGGATTCACGACGTCGACGACGCGGAACGTGTCGGAGCGTCCCCAGTTGACGACCTTGCGTCCGATCGTGAGGTCGAACTTCTCCGTGATCGGGCCGGCGACGTAGGCCTCGCCGCTGTCGACCTGCCACTCGTAGACGTCGAGGACCGCGCCGTTGAACTTGTCGCGGCCGCGGATGTGGTAGCTGAAGTCGTACCATCCGAGCAGCTCGGCGCGGGCCTGCCATTCGCTCGGGAGCTGGACGTCGATCTGCAGCATCCCGTCGAGGTCGAGCCGCGAGAGTCCGTCGTAGTCCGTCCGCCGGCCGCCACCCACGCTGTCCGCGACGGTGCGGCTCAAGTAGCTCCAGACGGCGGCGGAGGCGATCGACCCGCTCACGTCGACGTTCTCCCAGGCCCACTCGCCGCCCGGGATCGCGACCAGCCATCCTGGCGCGCCGGCTTCTTCGTCGTCCTCGATGATCGAGACGTCGAAGTCGTCGTCGAAGCCGCCCATCAGGTCGTCGAGATCATCCTCGGCGAGGGCAGCCAGCGGCGCCGCAAGGAGTACGGCGACGAAGAGGGCAATCGGAGCGCGCACGCGTCAGGGACCGGTCTCGAGCCCGCGGACGCTGAACATGTCGAAGTCCAGGTCCTGGTTGAACTTGACGTCGCTCGTTCGGAGGATCGTCTTGTGCAGGGTCTGCTTGCCCTTCTTCGTGGTCATCGTCATGACCGTCGGAACCCAGATCCCTTCGATCTGCTCGAGCTCTTCGACCTTCATGTACTTGTTCCGCTTGCCCTTCTTGACCCAGATCTTGGCCTGGACGACGACGTAGTTGTCCTTGCGGACGAACTGGATCGACTTGGTGTAGCCCGTCTCGTCGATCTCGTCGTCGTCGATCGGCGTCGACTGGATGATCCAGACGGGGTGGCCGTCGAGCTCGCCTTCCTTGAGGAGCTCGTACTCATACTTCTCGAGCGGCCGCTCCGTCATGTCCGCATAGGAAAAGTCGGAGCCCATGAAGCTGCCGCTCTTGTCGCTCGAGGCGATCCGCTTGGTCTTCTTGAGGGCCGGCAGGTAGAGCCACTGGTCGTCGTCGCGGTCGGCGTCGTCGAAGTCGTACGTCAGGAATCCGGTGTCCTCGACGTCGGCGGGGCTCAGGAAGAACATCATCGACAGATCGTCGGGGTCCTTGTCCTTGCGGAAGCTGCGGAGCTCGCGAACGCGCTGCTTCCCCCGCTTGTCGATCAGCACCATCTGCATGTTCGACGTCTGGTTGTCGCCGTCTTCGCGCTCGTCGACCGCGGTCATGATCTCGCGGGCCTTGGGGTCGTCGGCCGCCATCGCGGGCGAGGCGACGAGCGAGAAGACCAGGACGACGAGCGTGACGCGAGCGAGCGCGACGAGCGCTCCGCGCTGGGCGTGGACTCGACCGGGCATCAGCGTTCCTCCTTCGGGGCGATCGCGGGATC
Proteins encoded in this region:
- a CDS encoding outer membrane lipoprotein-sorting protein; the encoded protein is MPGRVHAQRGALVALARVTLVVLVFSLVASPAMAADDPKAREIMTAVDEREDGDNQTSNMQMVLIDKRGKQRVRELRSFRKDKDPDDLSMMFFLSPADVEDTGFLTYDFDDADRDDDQWLYLPALKKTKRIASSDKSGSFMGSDFSYADMTERPLEKYEYELLKEGELDGHPVWIIQSTPIDDDEIDETGYTKSIQFVRKDNYVVVQAKIWVKKGKRNKYMKVEELEQIEGIWVPTVMTMTTKKGKQTLHKTILRTSDVKFNQDLDFDMFSVRGLETGP